Proteins found in one Hypericibacter terrae genomic segment:
- a CDS encoding SDR family oxidoreductase, whose amino-acid sequence MRILVVGAYGLIGTYVSTRLVADGHEVTGLGRRTADAARRLPALRWIAGDLRAMTGEGSWTEPLRDIEAVVNCAGVLQDGPKDEVASVQADAMRALFRACENSGVRRLIHFSAPPSGSGTLFETTKQEADKALAASTLDWLILRPALVLSPQAYGGSALLRGLAALPFCRPSIAGARPLQIVSIFDVAETVSRALRNPAHARRIYDLAHPEKIALDDLVVLLREWLGLAPVPALRLPGWFVACVAALADGAGRFGWRSPARTTALRELSHGIDAHPEGWIEDWVAEPAALQDILAAHPATVQERRFALGYFLKPLGLVALGLFWIASGILGLGAARSEAAQALVAGGFSAGVASAAVIGGSLVDIALGGAVLFARTARLALIGMLGVSLIYLIAATILLPGLWLDAFGALLKVIPAMIAALAMLALLPDR is encoded by the coding sequence ATGCGCATCCTCGTCGTCGGCGCCTACGGACTGATCGGAACTTACGTCTCGACGCGCCTGGTGGCCGACGGCCATGAGGTGACCGGTCTCGGCCGGCGCACGGCCGACGCGGCCCGGCGCCTGCCGGCTCTGCGCTGGATCGCCGGCGACCTGCGCGCCATGACCGGGGAGGGAAGCTGGACCGAGCCGCTCCGAGACATCGAGGCTGTCGTCAATTGTGCCGGCGTTCTCCAGGACGGTCCCAAGGACGAGGTCGCTAGCGTCCAAGCTGACGCCATGAGGGCGTTGTTCCGGGCCTGCGAGAACAGCGGCGTCCGGCGGTTGATTCATTTCTCGGCGCCGCCTTCGGGCTCCGGGACCTTGTTCGAGACGACGAAGCAGGAGGCGGACAAGGCGTTGGCTGCATCGACGCTGGATTGGCTCATCCTGCGGCCGGCCCTGGTTCTATCGCCGCAGGCCTATGGCGGCAGCGCCCTGTTGCGCGGATTGGCGGCACTCCCCTTCTGCAGGCCTTCGATCGCCGGCGCTCGGCCGCTTCAGATCGTCAGCATCTTCGACGTCGCAGAAACCGTATCGCGGGCACTTCGGAATCCCGCCCACGCGCGCCGGATCTACGATCTCGCTCATCCCGAGAAGATCGCGCTCGACGATCTGGTCGTCCTGCTGCGCGAGTGGCTCGGCCTGGCTCCAGTTCCCGCCCTTCGCCTGCCGGGTTGGTTCGTGGCTTGCGTGGCGGCCCTTGCCGACGGGGCGGGCCGGTTCGGGTGGCGAAGCCCCGCGCGAACGACGGCACTGCGCGAGCTGAGCCACGGCATCGACGCGCATCCAGAGGGCTGGATCGAAGACTGGGTTGCCGAGCCGGCGGCCTTGCAGGATATCCTCGCGGCCCATCCCGCGACCGTCCAGGAGCGGCGATTTGCTCTGGGATATTTCCTCAAGCCCTTGGGACTGGTGGCGCTGGGCCTGTTCTGGATTGCCAGTGGAATCCTGGGGCTCGGCGCGGCGAGATCCGAAGCGGCTCAGGCCCTGGTTGCGGGCGGATTTTCCGCGGGCGTCGCATCGGCGGCTGTGATCGGTGGAAGCCTTGTCGATATCGCGCTCGGCGGGGCCGTGCTTTTCGCCCGCACCGCGCGGCTGGCCCTGATCGGCATGCTGGGGGTGAGCCTGATTTATTTGATCGCTGCGACGATCCTGTTGCCCGGCCTTTGGCTCGATGCGTTCGGCGCCCTGCTCAAGGTCATCCCGGCCATGATCGCGGCCCTGGCCATGCTCGCCTTGTTGCCCGATCGATGA
- a CDS encoding DsbA family protein, translating into MRSIGLAVVSALIGAAAALAVMMGLGHMGAPKPDEAALRQIVRDTLTNEPQLVVGALQALDQQRQNASDSARMAAVAANKDAIYADPNSPSIGPANASVTIVEFFDYRCPYCKRVAPDIASLLASDSDLRIVYKEFPILGPESLVASKAALAAQKQGKYREMHEALIAQKGELTDDAILSLAQGAGLDVVRLKADMEDPAIMEQLKQVHELAQALNIDGTPAFLFGAHFVGGAISIDQMKQLIQQARQPS; encoded by the coding sequence ATGCGTTCGATTGGATTGGCCGTCGTTTCCGCCCTGATCGGTGCCGCCGCGGCGCTCGCCGTCATGATGGGCCTTGGCCATATGGGCGCCCCGAAACCCGACGAGGCGGCGCTGCGCCAGATCGTGCGCGACACCCTGACCAACGAACCTCAGCTGGTCGTGGGCGCGCTGCAGGCCCTCGACCAGCAGCGCCAGAACGCCAGCGACAGCGCCCGGATGGCGGCGGTGGCGGCCAACAAGGACGCGATCTATGCCGACCCGAACAGCCCCAGCATCGGGCCGGCCAATGCCAGCGTGACGATCGTCGAGTTCTTCGACTACCGCTGCCCCTATTGCAAGCGCGTGGCACCGGACATCGCCAGCCTGCTGGCGAGCGATTCGGATCTGCGCATCGTCTATAAGGAATTCCCGATCCTGGGGCCGGAATCGCTGGTCGCCTCCAAGGCGGCGCTCGCGGCCCAGAAGCAGGGCAAATATCGCGAGATGCATGAGGCGCTGATCGCCCAGAAGGGCGAGCTGACCGACGACGCGATCCTGTCGCTGGCGCAAGGGGCCGGGCTCGATGTCGTGCGGCTCAAGGCCGACATGGAGGATCCCGCCATCATGGAGCAGCTGAAGCAGGTCCATGAGCTGGCGCAGGCACTCAATATCGACGGGACGCCGGCATTCCTCTTCGGTGCGCATTTCGTCGGCGGCGCGATCTCGATCGACCAGATGAAGCAGTTGATCCAGCAGGCCCGCCAGCCGAGCTGA
- a CDS encoding pyridoxal phosphate-dependent aminotransferase codes for MALKVARRGKVPPFIAMEVLRHANERAAQGHDVLHLEVGQPGTGAPQAVIEAAHRALDREALGYTEALGLPVLRQRIARHYADTYKADVDWRRVVVTTGSSGGFLLAFLAAFDAGDRIALASPGYPAYRNILTALGIDPVELEVGPEHRFQPTPELLSRLERQPDGLIVASPSNPCGTMLDRGHFEALLGYCRERGIRVVSDEIYHGITYGMAATSATELHAEAIVINSFSKYYAMTGWRLGWMVVPEDLLRSVESLAQNLFVSPQALPQHAARVAFDAKAELDGKVAHYAENRALLLRELPKAGFDRLAPADGAFYMFADVGALTNDSTAFCQQMLEETGVAATPGVDFDPARGHRFLRFSFAGSTADIAEAARRLVAWRR; via the coding sequence ATGGCACTCAAGGTCGCACGGCGCGGGAAGGTGCCGCCCTTCATTGCGATGGAGGTGCTGCGCCATGCCAACGAGCGCGCCGCGCAAGGCCATGACGTCCTCCATCTCGAGGTCGGGCAGCCCGGAACCGGCGCGCCGCAGGCGGTGATCGAAGCCGCCCATCGCGCGCTCGACCGGGAGGCGCTGGGCTATACCGAAGCCCTGGGGCTGCCGGTGCTGCGCCAGCGCATCGCGCGTCACTATGCCGACACCTACAAAGCCGATGTCGACTGGCGGCGCGTCGTTGTCACCACCGGCTCGTCGGGCGGGTTTCTTCTGGCCTTCCTGGCGGCCTTCGATGCCGGCGACAGGATCGCGCTGGCGAGCCCAGGCTATCCCGCCTACCGCAACATCCTGACGGCGCTCGGGATCGACCCGGTCGAGCTCGAGGTCGGGCCGGAGCATCGCTTCCAGCCGACACCGGAACTGCTGTCGCGGCTGGAGCGGCAACCCGACGGATTGATCGTCGCGAGCCCGTCCAATCCCTGCGGCACCATGCTCGATCGCGGCCATTTCGAAGCGCTGCTCGGTTATTGCCGGGAGCGCGGCATCCGCGTGGTGTCCGACGAGATCTATCACGGCATCACCTACGGCATGGCGGCCACCTCGGCCACCGAGCTCCATGCCGAGGCCATCGTCATCAACAGCTTCTCGAAATATTACGCGATGACCGGATGGCGGCTGGGCTGGATGGTGGTGCCGGAGGATTTGCTGCGCTCGGTGGAAAGCCTCGCGCAGAATCTGTTCGTGTCGCCGCAGGCCCTGCCGCAGCATGCGGCACGCGTCGCGTTCGACGCCAAGGCCGAGCTCGACGGCAAGGTCGCGCATTACGCCGAGAACCGGGCCCTGCTGCTGCGCGAGCTGCCCAAGGCCGGCTTCGACCGGCTGGCGCCGGCCGACGGCGCCTTCTACATGTTCGCCGATGTCGGCGCGCTCACCAACGACAGCACCGCCTTCTGCCAGCAGATGCTGGAGGAGACCGGCGTCGCCGCTACGCCCGGCGTCGATTTCGATCCCGCCCGGGGCCATCGCTTCCTGCGCTTCTCCTTCGCCGGCAGTACCGCCGACATCGCCGAGGCCGCCCGCCGGCTCGTCGCCTGGCGGCGATAG
- a CDS encoding gamma-glutamyltransferase, producing the protein MRQWVLILAGSALVGAAALLLLAACEPEKPPGMIGSVSGFAGAAVADEPRAAVVARDVLSAGGSAADAAVALYFALAVTMPSTAALGGGGVCIVHDADKKTTEVLDFLPRAAPDGRVAVPLAVRGMAALQARYGKLRWEQLLGPAEQMARLGTPTSRALARELVTAGARLSQDDEMARIFLHPDGTPLQEGEPLRQELLGGVLTQLRIKGAGEFYTGTLAHTLTDAAQTLGAPLTIEALRNAKPEFKPALEVPFGNHTIYLSQPPAAGGVVFGQLVEMMIDVEDFAGAPESERPHLVAEASERAFVNRTSWMEPDGSSKVDPATLVTEDYAKMLMKGYDKGHATPANPFVAVPENPWASGFVTADADGNAVACNVTMNNLFGAGRMAPGTGILLAPAPNDRGAGYRALGPVLLANKSTGEFFFAGAASGGETAATALAQVFVRVAEAKQSLADAEAAPRFHHNGSPDLVYTESIDRTQSESSLTQRGHQIQQIDSIGRVNAIWCPKSLQRDSASCSADADPRAFGLAVVQTDK; encoded by the coding sequence GTGCGGCAATGGGTCCTGATTCTCGCCGGAAGCGCGCTCGTCGGCGCGGCGGCCCTGCTGCTGCTGGCCGCCTGCGAGCCCGAAAAGCCGCCCGGAATGATCGGCAGCGTCAGCGGTTTCGCCGGTGCGGCCGTGGCCGACGAGCCGCGCGCGGCGGTGGTGGCCCGGGACGTGCTTTCCGCCGGCGGCAGCGCCGCCGATGCCGCCGTCGCCCTCTATTTTGCACTGGCCGTGACCATGCCATCGACCGCCGCCCTGGGCGGGGGCGGGGTCTGTATCGTCCACGACGCCGACAAGAAGACCACCGAGGTTCTGGATTTCCTCCCGCGCGCGGCACCCGATGGTCGCGTGGCGGTCCCGCTCGCCGTGCGCGGCATGGCGGCCCTGCAGGCGCGTTATGGAAAGCTTCGCTGGGAGCAGCTGCTGGGGCCGGCCGAGCAGATGGCGCGGCTCGGCACGCCCACCAGCCGGGCGCTGGCGCGCGAACTGGTCACCGCCGGCGCGAGACTGAGCCAGGATGACGAAATGGCGCGGATTTTCCTCCATCCCGACGGGACGCCGCTGCAGGAGGGCGAACCCTTGCGCCAGGAATTGCTGGGCGGCGTGCTGACCCAGCTGCGCATCAAGGGCGCGGGCGAGTTCTATACCGGCACGCTGGCTCATACCCTCACCGATGCCGCGCAAACGCTGGGCGCGCCCTTGACCATCGAGGCGCTGCGCAATGCCAAGCCGGAATTCAAGCCCGCCCTCGAAGTGCCCTTCGGCAATCACACGATCTATCTGTCGCAGCCGCCGGCCGCCGGCGGTGTTGTCTTCGGACAATTGGTCGAAATGATGATCGACGTCGAGGACTTTGCCGGCGCGCCCGAAAGCGAGCGGCCGCATCTCGTGGCCGAGGCCTCGGAACGGGCCTTCGTCAACCGGACGAGCTGGATGGAGCCGGACGGCAGCAGCAAGGTCGATCCGGCGACCCTCGTCACCGAGGATTACGCCAAGATGCTGATGAAGGGATATGACAAGGGCCATGCGACGCCAGCCAACCCCTTCGTCGCGGTCCCGGAGAATCCGTGGGCGAGCGGCTTCGTCACCGCCGATGCCGACGGCAATGCGGTCGCCTGCAACGTCACGATGAACAATCTCTTCGGGGCGGGCCGGATGGCGCCCGGGACCGGCATCCTGCTGGCGCCGGCGCCCAACGATCGCGGCGCCGGCTATCGCGCCCTGGGGCCGGTTTTGCTGGCCAACAAGTCCACGGGCGAGTTCTTCTTCGCCGGCGCGGCCTCGGGCGGAGAGACCGCGGCCACCGCATTGGCGCAGGTGTTCGTAAGGGTGGCCGAGGCCAAGCAGTCGCTCGCCGATGCGGAGGCCGCACCCCGCTTCCATCACAACGGCTCGCCGGACCTCGTCTATACCGAGAGCATCGATCGTACGCAGAGCGAGAGCTCGCTGACCCAGCGCGGCCACCAGATCCAGCAGATCGACTCCATCGGCCGGGTCAACGCGATCTGGTGTCCGAAGTCGCTCCAGCGGGATTCGGCCAGCTGCAGCGCCGATGCCGATCCGCGCGCGTTCGGGCTGGCCGTGGTCCAGACCGACAAGTAG
- a CDS encoding M48 family metalloprotease: protein MTLVAAWFAFAPSIAVAADGPSLVRDAEIEAYLRDYTTPIFVAAGLDPASIHIYIVNDPRINAFVAGGMNLFLHTGLLVRAQTANQVIGVIAHETGHIAGGHLVRSKDVQRAATIESIIAMVLGIGAGIASGQPGAAGAGVLVGPGVATTQLLKYTRTQEASADSAGLGFLDATGQTARGMYEMFDILQKDAVLTGFANENPFLQTHPMTQQRMDHIQQFMASSPFTNAPLNPQFEEDQRRIRAKIVAFMEPLDDIMKAYPENDTSFAARYARAIAWYRAADLAKATPAVDQLILEEPNNPYLKELKGQMLFENGHTAESVEAYRQAVKLAPDSPLLRIGLAQSLVETNDATANGEAIQHLEVATGLEPANIQGWRLLTVAYGRNNQLPMVALAQAEIAMLQGQDKKAKEYARRAQDGLPPGSPGALRAEDILFQVSQDQD, encoded by the coding sequence GTGACGTTGGTCGCAGCCTGGTTTGCGTTCGCGCCGTCAATCGCCGTCGCCGCGGATGGCCCGAGCCTGGTCCGCGACGCCGAGATCGAAGCTTACCTGCGCGATTACACCACGCCAATCTTTGTAGCGGCCGGGTTGGACCCGGCTTCGATCCATATCTATATCGTGAACGACCCGCGCATCAACGCGTTCGTCGCCGGCGGGATGAATCTCTTCCTCCATACCGGGCTTCTGGTGCGCGCGCAGACCGCCAATCAGGTGATCGGCGTGATCGCGCATGAGACCGGCCACATCGCGGGCGGCCACCTGGTCCGCTCCAAGGACGTCCAGCGGGCCGCCACCATCGAATCGATCATCGCGATGGTGCTCGGCATCGGCGCGGGCATCGCCTCCGGCCAGCCCGGTGCTGCCGGTGCCGGCGTCCTGGTGGGGCCGGGCGTCGCCACGACACAATTGCTGAAATACACCCGCACGCAGGAGGCGTCCGCGGACTCGGCCGGGCTCGGATTCCTCGACGCCACCGGCCAGACGGCGCGCGGCATGTATGAGATGTTCGACATCCTGCAGAAAGACGCGGTGCTCACGGGATTCGCGAACGAAAATCCATTCCTGCAGACCCATCCCATGACGCAACAGCGCATGGATCACATCCAGCAGTTCATGGCGTCCTCGCCCTTTACCAATGCGCCGTTGAATCCCCAGTTCGAGGAAGACCAACGGCGCATTCGCGCCAAGATCGTGGCCTTCATGGAGCCGCTCGACGATATCATGAAGGCCTATCCCGAGAACGACACCAGCTTCGCCGCGCGCTATGCGCGCGCCATCGCCTGGTACCGCGCCGCGGATCTCGCCAAAGCCACGCCGGCGGTGGACCAGCTGATCCTCGAAGAGCCCAACAATCCGTATCTGAAGGAACTGAAGGGCCAGATGCTGTTCGAGAACGGCCATACGGCGGAGTCCGTCGAGGCCTATCGACAGGCGGTCAAGCTGGCGCCGGATTCGCCGCTGCTGCGCATCGGGCTGGCCCAGAGCCTGGTCGAGACCAACGACGCCACCGCCAATGGCGAAGCGATCCAGCATCTCGAGGTCGCCACCGGCCTCGAACCCGCCAACATCCAGGGCTGGCGGCTCCTCACCGTCGCCTATGGGCGCAACAACCAGCTGCCGATGGTGGCGCTGGCCCAGGCCGAAATCGCCATGCTTCAGGGTCAGGACAAGAAGGCGAAGGAGTATGCGCGCCGCGCCCAGGACGGACTGCCGCCGGGCTCGCCGGGCGCGCTCCGCGCGGAGGACATCCTGTTCCAGGTGAGCCAGGATCAGGACTGA
- a CDS encoding DUF2269 family protein: MIELATVLKLLHVLGATVLLGTGAGIAFFMVMANRTRDARAIAHVAQTVVIADFIFTASAVLLQPVTGWLLARTGSYPLTEGWIGLSLVLYLLVGACWLPVVWIQIQMRNLARAAADDHAPLPDRYDRLYRVWFYLGFPAFAGVIAIIWLMLAKPSVAIGF; the protein is encoded by the coding sequence ATGATCGAGCTCGCGACCGTCCTCAAGCTCCTGCATGTCCTTGGCGCCACCGTTCTGTTGGGAACCGGCGCCGGCATCGCGTTCTTCATGGTCATGGCCAACCGCACCCGCGACGCGCGGGCGATCGCCCATGTCGCGCAGACGGTGGTGATCGCCGATTTCATCTTCACGGCCTCGGCCGTCCTGCTGCAGCCCGTGACCGGCTGGCTGCTGGCGCGCACCGGCAGCTATCCGCTGACCGAAGGCTGGATCGGGCTTTCTCTCGTGCTCTATCTGCTGGTGGGCGCCTGCTGGTTGCCGGTCGTCTGGATCCAGATCCAGATGCGCAATCTCGCGCGCGCCGCGGCCGACGACCATGCGCCGTTGCCGGATCGCTATGACCGCCTCTATCGGGTTTGGTTCTATCTCGGCTTCCCCGCCTTCGCCGGCGTCATCGCCATCATCTGGCTGATGCTGGCGAAGCCCAGCGTCGCGATTGGGTTTTGA
- a CDS encoding Rne/Rng family ribonuclease, with the protein MTKHMLIDATHPEETRVVVVSGKRLEEFDAEIASKKALKGNIYLAKIVRVEPSLQAAFVDYGGNRHGFLAFNEIHPDYYRIPIADREALQAELEAEAAANERSDDDDDDDADDSSHTKTEGAERVEAEPASDDADLIDSTQGEDGGEGEAYDRGDDRPAEYDRPASYAMPEFSSDGEAADEGDDAAERAGPDFDRETEESASEDRVDPDDAARSDDAMALRQSGDSENRLEGPSYETDDGANEGMGNRDAVEGMAADRGESIAGGAETRPDELPAAPVGGGIEDRAPVAAAPLDVVGGDEAEEEEQPRRPRSLRRYKIQEVIKRRQIMLVQVTKEERGNKGAALTTYLSLAGRYCVLMPNTARGGGVSRKITSANDRKRLKSVIGDLEIPKGMAVIVRTAGSERNRTEIKRDYEYLLRLWGEIRDLTLRSTAPELIYEEANLIKRSIRDLYTRDIEDIQVEGDEGYKAAKAFMKMLTPSHARRVIHYRDPSMPLFQRHQVETQLDALHNPTVQLRSGGYIVINQTEALVAIDVNSGRATRERNIEDTALRTNMEAAEEVARQLRLRDLAGLIVIDFIDMEEQRHNAQVERRLKEAMRTDRARIQIGRISPFGLLELSRQRLRPSLVEASTEICRLCRGLGRVRSTESTALHVLRGVEEEGTRRRGPGITVSVPTAVALFILNQKRRALAEIEIRHGFRVYLTGDDHLIPPEYRIERLRALAPGEELPMPATSLPAPAVLDEPEDEIEIEDEAEIEDRLEPEDGDVAPAEPREARNDRGDRGDRGDRGDRAEQGGENERGGRRRRRRRRGGRGRDGEDNRREGGRDGDGQRREGPVPVAAERPIENQPRRSEFVADDMTPAEAAEGPGNATAPQPREGQDEAQAPGAGDARRRRRRGRRGGRRRSRRRQEGGLPGEAPAPQVGLENDPGEPQEQPRGPRPLVTPADFDRDWPYNEPDDEIEDADGNVEAEVPEDDAELENEETGDESETPVESARDRPHDQPAHGHAHRNHEEAAPAATLVAPAEPAHAAERQEQPAPSHRAEEPARVVLPEPKSEPQPTKRGWWRRGS; encoded by the coding sequence ATGACCAAACACATGCTGATCGATGCCACCCACCCGGAAGAAACACGGGTCGTGGTGGTTTCCGGGAAACGACTTGAAGAATTCGACGCCGAGATCGCCAGCAAGAAAGCCCTCAAGGGCAACATCTATCTCGCGAAGATCGTCCGGGTCGAACCGTCGCTGCAGGCCGCCTTCGTCGACTACGGCGGCAATCGCCACGGCTTCCTGGCCTTCAACGAAATCCATCCCGACTATTACCGGATCCCGATCGCCGATCGCGAGGCGCTCCAAGCCGAACTCGAGGCCGAAGCGGCCGCCAACGAGCGCTCGGACGACGACGATGACGACGACGCCGACGATTCGAGCCACACCAAGACCGAGGGCGCCGAGCGGGTCGAAGCCGAACCGGCCTCCGACGACGCCGATCTGATCGATTCGACGCAAGGCGAGGACGGCGGCGAAGGCGAAGCCTACGATCGCGGCGACGACAGGCCGGCCGAATACGACCGTCCGGCTTCCTATGCGATGCCGGAATTCTCGTCCGACGGCGAAGCCGCCGACGAAGGCGACGATGCCGCGGAACGTGCCGGTCCGGATTTCGACCGCGAGACCGAGGAATCGGCGAGCGAAGACCGCGTCGACCCCGACGATGCGGCGCGCAGCGACGACGCGATGGCGCTGCGCCAGAGCGGCGATTCGGAAAACCGCCTCGAAGGCCCGTCTTACGAGACCGACGACGGCGCCAATGAGGGCATGGGCAATCGCGATGCGGTCGAAGGCATGGCCGCCGATCGCGGCGAATCGATCGCGGGCGGCGCCGAGACGCGTCCCGACGAGCTGCCGGCGGCCCCGGTCGGCGGCGGGATCGAGGACCGGGCCCCGGTGGCGGCAGCCCCGCTCGACGTCGTCGGTGGCGATGAGGCCGAGGAAGAGGAACAGCCGCGCCGGCCCCGGTCGCTGCGCCGCTACAAGATCCAGGAAGTCATCAAGCGCCGCCAGATCATGCTGGTGCAGGTGACGAAGGAAGAGCGCGGCAACAAGGGCGCCGCCCTCACCACTTACCTTTCGCTGGCCGGCCGCTATTGCGTGCTGATGCCCAACACCGCGCGCGGCGGCGGCGTATCGCGCAAGATCACCAGCGCCAACGACCGCAAGCGCCTCAAGTCGGTGATCGGCGATCTGGAAATCCCCAAGGGGATGGCCGTGATCGTGCGCACCGCCGGCAGCGAGCGCAACCGCACCGAGATCAAGCGCGACTACGAGTATCTGCTGCGGCTCTGGGGCGAGATTCGCGACCTGACGCTGCGCTCGACGGCGCCCGAGCTGATCTATGAGGAAGCCAACCTGATCAAGCGCTCGATCCGCGATCTCTATACGCGCGACATCGAGGACATTCAGGTCGAGGGTGACGAGGGCTACAAGGCCGCCAAGGCCTTCATGAAGATGCTGACGCCGAGCCATGCGCGGCGCGTGATCCATTATCGCGACCCCAGCATGCCGCTGTTCCAGCGCCATCAAGTCGAGACCCAGCTCGACGCGCTGCACAATCCCACGGTCCAGCTCCGGTCGGGCGGCTATATCGTCATCAACCAGACCGAAGCGCTGGTGGCGATCGACGTCAATTCCGGCCGCGCCACGCGCGAGCGCAACATCGAAGACACGGCGCTGCGCACGAATATGGAGGCTGCCGAAGAGGTCGCGCGCCAGCTTCGCCTGCGCGATCTGGCCGGCCTGATCGTCATCGACTTCATCGACATGGAAGAGCAGCGCCACAACGCGCAGGTCGAGCGTCGCCTCAAGGAGGCGATGCGCACCGACCGGGCGCGCATCCAGATCGGGCGCATCAGCCCGTTCGGCCTGCTCGAGCTCTCGCGCCAGCGGCTGCGTCCGAGCCTGGTCGAGGCCTCGACCGAGATCTGTCGCCTCTGCCGCGGCCTGGGGCGCGTGCGCTCGACCGAATCGACCGCGCTCCATGTGCTGCGCGGCGTCGAGGAGGAAGGCACGCGCCGCCGCGGCCCCGGCATCACCGTCTCGGTGCCGACGGCGGTCGCCCTCTTCATCCTCAACCAGAAGCGCCGGGCCCTGGCCGAGATCGAGATCCGCCATGGCTTCCGCGTCTATCTCACCGGCGACGATCACCTGATCCCGCCGGAATACCGCATCGAGCGCCTGCGGGCGCTGGCACCGGGCGAAGAGCTGCCCATGCCGGCGACTTCGCTGCCGGCACCGGCGGTCCTCGACGAGCCCGAAGACGAGATCGAGATCGAGGACGAAGCCGAGATCGAAGATCGCCTCGAGCCCGAGGACGGCGACGTCGCCCCGGCCGAGCCGCGCGAAGCGCGCAACGACCGCGGCGATCGGGGCGACCGCGGTGATCGCGGCGACCGGGCCGAACAAGGCGGCGAGAATGAGCGGGGCGGCCGCCGCCGCCGCCGGCGTCGCCGGGGCGGTCGCGGACGCGACGGCGAGGACAACCGCCGGGAAGGCGGTCGCGATGGCGACGGCCAGCGCCGCGAGGGCCCGGTGCCGGTCGCTGCCGAACGGCCGATCGAAAACCAACCGCGTCGCAGCGAATTCGTTGCCGATGACATGACGCCCGCCGAGGCCGCCGAAGGCCCGGGCAATGCCACGGCGCCGCAACCGCGCGAAGGTCAGGACGAGGCCCAGGCGCCCGGTGCAGGCGATGCACGCCGGCGTCGGCGCCGTGGCCGGCGCGGCGGTCGCCGGCGTTCGCGCCGTCGCCAGGAAGGCGGCTTGCCGGGTGAAGCCCCGGCGCCGCAGGTCGGTCTCGAGAACGATCCCGGGGAGCCCCAGGAACAGCCGCGCGGCCCGCGGCCCCTGGTGACGCCGGCCGACTTCGATCGCGACTGGCCCTATAACGAGCCGGATGACGAGATCGAGGACGCCGACGGCAATGTCGAAGCCGAGGTGCCGGAGGACGACGCCGAGCTGGAGAACGAGGAAACCGGCGACGAGAGCGAGACGCCGGTGGAATCCGCTCGCGATCGGCCCCACGACCAGCCGGCGCATGGGCATGCCCATCGCAATCATGAGGAGGCCGCGCCTGCGGCCACCCTTGTCGCGCCGGCAGAGCCTGCTCACGCGGCCGAAAGACAGGAACAGCCGGCCCCCAGCCATCGCGCCGAGGAACCGGCCCGGGTCGTTCTGCCGGAGCCGAAGAGCGAGCCGCAACCGACCAAGCGCGGCTGGTGGCGCCGCGGCTCCTAA
- a CDS encoding 3-oxoacyl-ACP reductase family protein → MRKLEGRSAIVTGSSRGIGRAIALRFAADGAKVCVNCVSTVDKAEAVAAEIRQAGGEAIVVPADVSKRTEAEKLVAATAKAFGKVDILVSNAGIVIDRPFVESTDEDWTRAIESNLHGFFNVARAVLPQMIDRKHGRLIATGSCITEIADFGGNKYSVCAASKGGITAMMRPIAAEVARHGVTVNAVSPGYIATEMLGEIDAAGLEAALTLVPMRRYGKPEEIAAAMAFLASEDAAYITGQVIRVNGGMSMGG, encoded by the coding sequence ATGAGAAAGCTCGAAGGCCGTTCGGCCATCGTCACCGGCAGCTCGCGCGGGATCGGCAGGGCGATCGCGCTGCGCTTCGCGGCGGACGGCGCCAAAGTCTGCGTCAACTGCGTCTCGACGGTGGACAAGGCCGAGGCGGTCGCCGCCGAGATCCGGCAGGCCGGCGGCGAGGCGATCGTGGTGCCGGCCGACGTCTCGAAGCGCACGGAGGCGGAGAAGCTGGTGGCGGCGACCGCCAAGGCCTTCGGCAAGGTCGACATCCTGGTCTCGAACGCCGGCATCGTCATCGACCGGCCGTTCGTGGAGAGCACCGACGAGGACTGGACCCGTGCCATCGAGAGCAACCTCCATGGCTTCTTCAACGTCGCCCGCGCGGTGCTGCCGCAGATGATCGACCGCAAGCATGGCAGGCTGATCGCGACCGGCTCCTGCATCACGGAGATCGCCGATTTCGGCGGCAACAAATACTCGGTCTGCGCCGCCTCCAAGGGCGGCATCACCGCGATGATGCGGCCGATCGCGGCCGAGGTCGCGCGCCACGGGGTCACCGTGAATGCCGTGTCGCCCGGCTATATCGCGACCGAGATGCTGGGCGAGATCGATGCCGCCGGGCTCGAGGCCGCGCTGACCCTGGTGCCGATGCGCCGCTACGGCAAGCCCGAGGAAATCGCCGCCGCCATGGCGTTCCTCGCTTCAGAGGATGCCGCCTATATCACCGGCCAGGTCATCCGGGTGAATGGCGGCATGTCGATGGGCGGCTGA